One Thermodesulfobacteriota bacterium DNA segment encodes these proteins:
- a CDS encoding glucose 1-dehydrogenase, with the protein MNVKELFDLTGRTAVVTGGYTGIGKQMVLALAEAGADVVVCARNLEGCENTAREIAGIAGVKTLPLKCDVSSEADVIKMVSDTVAEFEKLDILVNNAGIAMGGLPEDTKLEDWEKIIGINLTGTFLCSREAAKVMIKSGGGKIINISSVMGYQTTSLVSAPAYVASKGAVVTLTKDLAVRWIKHNICVNAIAPGWFPTNMTEPVLSPEFMNKGDELLASIPAGRFGGEDDLKGVTVLLASRASDYITGEVIVVDGGTLSRY; encoded by the coding sequence ATGAACGTAAAAGAGCTATTCGATCTCACAGGCAGGACTGCGGTGGTCACGGGAGGGTACACGGGGATAGGGAAGCAGATGGTGCTCGCGCTCGCCGAAGCGGGGGCCGACGTCGTCGTGTGCGCGAGGAACCTCGAGGGGTGCGAGAACACTGCGCGCGAGATTGCAGGGATCGCCGGGGTGAAAACGCTCCCGCTCAAGTGCGACGTCTCCTCCGAGGCTGACGTAATAAAGATGGTCTCAGATACCGTCGCTGAATTCGAGAAGCTCGACATACTCGTCAATAACGCCGGGATAGCCATGGGCGGCCTCCCCGAAGATACGAAACTCGAGGACTGGGAGAAGATCATCGGCATAAACCTCACGGGCACGTTCCTCTGCTCGAGGGAGGCGGCTAAGGTGATGATAAAGTCGGGCGGCGGCAAGATAATAAACATCTCCTCAGTCATGGGCTACCAGACGACGAGCCTCGTGAGCGCCCCTGCATACGTCGCGTCGAAGGGCGCGGTGGTGACGCTGACGAAGGACCTCGCGGTGAGGTGGATAAAGCACAATATCTGCGTGAACGCGATCGCTCCCGGATGGTTCCCGACTAACATGACGGAGCCAGTGCTGAGCCCCGAATTCATGAATAAGGGGGACGAGCTCCTCGCGTCCATACCCGCGGGCAGGTTCGGCGGGGAGGACGACTTGAAAGGCGTGACGGTGCTCCTCGCTTCACGCGCGTCAGACTACATCACGGGCGAAGTGATAGTCGTCGACGGCGGCACTCTGTCCAGGTATTAA
- a CDS encoding class II fumarate hydratase, with protein MASKSTRIEYDSMGEMEVPSNAYYGAQTARAIENFPISGIRKHSLLVKAMGIIKLAAAESNMQLGLLSKKTGTAIVRAAKEVIDGKLDDHFVLDVFQTGSGTSTNMNTNEVIANRANEIIGVKKGDKSGIHPNDHVNMGQSSNDVYPTAIHVSAILAINDVLLPALKNLEKALSAKAREFDKIVKIGRTHLQDATPIRLGQEFSGYASMIKHGIRRVEHAREELSELAIGGTAVGTGINTHPKFAGLVARRLSKMTGTRLVEAENHFEAQGSKDAVVEASGSLKTLAVSLMKIANDIRWLGSGPRCGIGEIMIPPVQPGSSIMPGKVNPVIPEAVCQVAAQVIGNDLTITIGGTFGNFELNVMMPVKGHNLLQSIELLGKVSQVFTDKCVKGIKADKKRCEEMIEKSLAMCTSLAPVIGYDSAAKIAKEAYETGKTVRQVALEKKVLPAEKLKQLLDPWSMTEPGTKK; from the coding sequence ATGGCCAGTAAATCTACGAGAATAGAATACGATTCGATGGGGGAGATGGAAGTCCCGTCGAACGCATATTACGGCGCCCAGACCGCGAGGGCGATAGAGAATTTCCCGATAAGCGGAATACGCAAGCACAGTCTTCTCGTAAAGGCGATGGGGATAATTAAGCTCGCGGCGGCCGAGTCCAACATGCAGCTCGGGCTCCTCAGCAAGAAGACCGGGACCGCTATAGTAAGGGCGGCGAAGGAGGTCATCGACGGTAAGCTCGACGACCATTTCGTACTCGACGTCTTCCAGACGGGCTCGGGCACGTCGACCAACATGAACACGAACGAGGTCATAGCCAACCGCGCTAACGAAATAATAGGCGTAAAGAAAGGGGACAAGTCCGGCATACACCCGAACGACCACGTGAACATGGGGCAGTCGAGCAACGACGTCTACCCGACCGCGATCCACGTCTCAGCGATACTCGCGATAAACGACGTGCTGTTGCCGGCCCTGAAGAACCTTGAGAAGGCGCTCTCCGCGAAGGCGCGCGAGTTCGACAAGATAGTAAAGATCGGGCGCACGCACCTCCAGGACGCGACGCCTATCAGGCTGGGCCAGGAATTCAGCGGATACGCGAGCATGATAAAGCACGGGATAAGGAGAGTGGAGCACGCGAGGGAGGAGCTCTCGGAGCTCGCCATAGGCGGCACGGCCGTGGGCACGGGCATAAACACGCACCCGAAGTTCGCGGGGCTAGTCGCCAGGAGGCTCAGCAAGATGACGGGCACCAGGCTCGTCGAGGCGGAGAACCATTTCGAGGCGCAGGGCTCGAAGGACGCCGTAGTCGAGGCGAGCGGGTCTCTCAAGACCCTCGCCGTGAGCCTGATGAAGATAGCGAACGACATAAGGTGGCTCGGGAGCGGCCCACGCTGCGGCATAGGCGAGATAATGATACCGCCCGTACAGCCGGGCTCGTCGATCATGCCGGGGAAAGTGAACCCCGTCATCCCCGAAGCCGTGTGCCAGGTAGCGGCGCAGGTCATCGGGAACGACCTCACTATAACGATAGGAGGGACGTTCGGGAACTTCGAGCTTAACGTCATGATGCCTGTGAAGGGTCATAACCTGCTCCAGTCGATAGAGCTCCTCGGCAAGGTGTCGCAGGTGTTCACGGACAAGTGCGTGAAGGGCATTAAAGCCGATAAGAAGCGCTGCGAGGAGATGATAGAGAAGAGCCTCGCCATGTGCACGAGCCTCGCCCCCGTGATCGGATACGACAGCGCGGCCAAGATAGCGAAGGAGGCCTACGAGACGGGAAAAACGGTGAGGCAGGTCGCGCTCGAGAAGAAGGTGCTTCCGGCGGAGAAGCTGAAGCAGCTCCTCGACCCGTGGTCCATGACCGAGCCCGGGACGAAGAAGTAG